A window of Raineyella sp. W15-4 contains these coding sequences:
- a CDS encoding branched-chain amino acid ABC transporter permease, which yields MDLFLQQLVNGLSLGALYALIAVGYTVVYGIVQLINFAHGEIFMVGAFGAYTTWVVLGRPTNLALGEALGVVLPLMILGGVVVSVTVALLMERLAYRPLRGAPRLAPLITAIGISISLQEIVRVFFGRIPGFPDSRQNVAFPTIQGISGASTQIGDVQVPNSAIFTLVALAVCTAFLWYFVNRTAIGRAMQATSQDPDTARLMGINVDRAIITAFGLGAVLAAIAGVAHGLRYNAIDFQMGFLAGMKAFTAAVLGGIGNINGAVVGGLVLGVAESMATTFIPGQFGGSAWKDVWAFVILILVLVFRPQGLLGAKVVDRA from the coding sequence ATGGATCTCTTCCTCCAACAACTCGTGAACGGGCTGTCCCTGGGCGCCCTCTACGCGCTCATCGCCGTCGGCTACACCGTGGTGTACGGCATCGTCCAGCTGATCAACTTCGCCCACGGCGAGATCTTCATGGTGGGCGCCTTCGGTGCGTACACCACCTGGGTGGTGCTCGGCCGTCCGACCAACCTGGCCCTGGGCGAGGCTCTCGGCGTGGTGCTGCCGCTGATGATCCTGGGCGGCGTGGTCGTGTCGGTGACCGTCGCGCTGCTGATGGAGCGGCTCGCCTATCGCCCGCTGCGCGGCGCCCCGCGGCTGGCCCCGCTGATCACCGCGATCGGCATCTCGATCAGCCTGCAGGAGATCGTGCGCGTCTTCTTCGGCCGGATCCCCGGCTTCCCCGACTCGCGGCAGAACGTCGCCTTCCCGACCATCCAGGGCATCTCCGGCGCCTCCACGCAGATCGGTGACGTGCAGGTGCCGAACTCGGCCATCTTCACCCTTGTCGCCCTGGCCGTCTGCACCGCCTTCCTGTGGTACTTCGTGAACCGTACGGCCATCGGCCGGGCCATGCAGGCGACCAGCCAGGACCCTGACACCGCCCGGCTGATGGGCATCAACGTCGATCGGGCGATCATCACCGCCTTCGGCCTCGGGGCGGTGCTCGCCGCCATCGCCGGTGTCGCCCACGGGCTGCGCTACAACGCGATCGACTTCCAGATGGGGTTCCTGGCCGGCATGAAGGCCTTCACCGCCGCCGTCCTCGGCGGCATCGGCAACATCAACGGTGCCGTCGTCGGCGGGCTCGTGCTGGGGGTGGCCGAGTCGATGGCTACCACCTTCATCCCGGGCCAGTTCGGCGGCTCGGCGTGGAAGGACGTGTGGGCCTTCGTGATCCTGATTCTGGTCCTTGTCTTCCGGCCTCAGGGCCTGCTCGGCGCGAAGGTGGTGGATCGGGCATGA
- a CDS encoding branched-chain amino acid ABC transporter permease — MTTTSSSDAGFAAAAAGAQTATTVDTAARARATGGGPAPTPGAPERRWSRFAPAGRVAAVVGALLLIGTPYLPWAYAPEALDDMTYTGGPSGLQLFSLIGGVTLLVLLLAPFPARRFLHGRKQDRVNWNRGARAAAIGATVYLAVILAAIALELGGLVNVQPGGWLAFFGAGLALAGTLPLPRGVTPTLQWVRSPHWLQILGIVASMAGVLLAAAYGLGQDDGGSFIAFAVFLGSAIYLIKDSGVLGWLSTAAAQNRKVLVLSAFVTAFAFPFTQNGSDANMSIASQVLIFAATAMGLNIVVGLAGLLDLGYIAFLGAGAFTAATLSTSAFATINWHPPFIVVVLISGAVSATLGLIIGSPTLRVSGDYLAIVTLAFGEIFRITMNNLDGQDGPNLTHGSNGIPGIPNLAIFGFDFGKPHDILGVTIGRFSNYYWLMLLVLGLIILVFTNLNHSRIGRGWVAIREDERAAEAMGVNVFGLKLLAFAGGAFLAGVAGAVKAHQDVSVTPDQYIFMESAFLVAGIVLGGMGTVGGVLVGASILKLLPEKLRFFQDYRLLMFGILLVVMMRIRPEGLMPDERRQLEFHDEDEELADEIGEDLEHHVVPSLAGAQAVPERRKDHR, encoded by the coding sequence ATGACCACCACCTCCTCCTCCGACGCCGGGTTCGCCGCTGCGGCGGCCGGCGCCCAGACCGCGACCACGGTCGACACCGCCGCCCGGGCCCGGGCCACCGGCGGCGGGCCCGCCCCGACGCCCGGTGCCCCGGAGCGGCGCTGGTCGCGGTTCGCGCCGGCCGGCCGGGTCGCCGCCGTTGTCGGCGCCCTGCTGCTGATCGGCACTCCCTACCTGCCGTGGGCGTACGCGCCCGAGGCGCTCGACGACATGACCTACACCGGCGGGCCGTCCGGGCTGCAGCTGTTCTCCCTCATCGGCGGCGTGACGTTGCTGGTCCTGCTGCTCGCCCCCTTTCCTGCCCGGCGCTTCCTGCACGGTCGCAAGCAGGACCGGGTCAACTGGAACCGCGGCGCCCGTGCCGCGGCGATCGGCGCCACCGTCTACCTGGCGGTGATCCTCGCCGCCATCGCGCTCGAGCTCGGCGGCCTGGTCAACGTGCAGCCGGGCGGTTGGCTGGCATTCTTCGGCGCCGGCCTCGCCCTCGCCGGGACGCTGCCCCTGCCGCGGGGGGTCACCCCGACCCTGCAGTGGGTGCGGTCGCCGCACTGGTTGCAGATCCTCGGCATCGTGGCGTCCATGGCCGGGGTGCTCCTCGCCGCAGCGTACGGCCTGGGACAGGACGACGGCGGGTCGTTCATCGCCTTCGCCGTCTTCCTCGGCTCGGCGATCTATCTGATCAAGGACAGCGGCGTCCTCGGTTGGCTCAGCACCGCCGCCGCGCAGAACCGCAAGGTGCTCGTGCTGTCGGCGTTCGTCACCGCCTTCGCGTTCCCGTTCACCCAGAACGGGTCGGACGCCAACATGTCGATCGCCTCACAGGTGCTGATCTTCGCGGCGACCGCGATGGGCCTCAACATCGTCGTCGGGCTGGCGGGTCTGCTCGACCTCGGCTACATCGCCTTCCTCGGCGCTGGCGCCTTCACCGCCGCCACCCTGTCCACGTCCGCCTTCGCGACGATCAACTGGCATCCGCCGTTCATCGTCGTGGTGCTGATCTCCGGCGCAGTCTCCGCGACGCTGGGCCTGATCATCGGATCCCCCACCCTGCGGGTCTCCGGTGACTACCTGGCCATCGTCACACTCGCCTTCGGCGAGATCTTCCGGATCACCATGAACAACCTCGACGGTCAGGACGGCCCGAACCTGACTCACGGCTCCAACGGCATCCCCGGCATCCCGAACCTGGCGATCTTCGGCTTCGACTTCGGCAAGCCGCACGACATCCTCGGCGTGACCATCGGGCGGTTCTCGAACTACTACTGGCTGATGCTGCTGGTGCTCGGCCTGATCATCCTGGTCTTCACCAATCTCAACCACTCCCGGATCGGCCGCGGCTGGGTCGCCATCCGCGAGGACGAACGGGCCGCCGAGGCGATGGGCGTCAACGTGTTCGGGCTGAAGCTGCTGGCGTTCGCCGGCGGCGCATTCCTGGCCGGCGTCGCCGGGGCGGTCAAGGCGCACCAGGACGTCTCGGTCACCCCCGACCAGTACATCTTCATGGAGTCCGCGTTCCTCGTCGCCGGCATCGTGCTGGGCGGCATGGGCACCGTCGGCGGAGTGCTCGTCGGCGCCTCGATCCTGAAGCTGTTGCCGGAGAAGCTGCGCTTCTTCCAGGACTACCGGCTGTTGATGTTCGGCATCCTGCTGGTGGTGATGATGCGGATCCGGCCCGAGGGCCTGATGCCGGATGAGCGCCGCCAGTTGGAGTTCCACGACGAGGACGAGGAGCTGGCCGATGAGATCGGCGAGGACCTCGAACACCACGTCGTGCCGTCCCTGGCGGGCGCCCAGGCCGTTCCCGAGCGAAGGAAGGACCACCGATGA